From bacterium, one genomic window encodes:
- a CDS encoding dihydroorotate dehydrogenase, with amino-acid sequence MNLEVFVKNSPFKNPLVLASGTFGYGLTFSNVIEKAGAFVTKGISVKPKKGNPPPRIWDSVETVINSVGLENVGLEEFKTRILPSIRFSTPLYVNLAGVDEDEFGILIETLEDSPGISGYELNLSCPNVKEGGAALGQSVNKVAKVTTLCRSLTSRPIWVKLTTNFCDVRETSKAAADSGADAVVLINTLNALVVDAKRRRPFLGSGSGGLSGPAIKPYVLYLVREVSKRIRIPIVASGGAVCGQDVRDFMLSGASLVELGSINLVNPESLIRILKEFEECINSEGIASPSELIGRLEER; translated from the coding sequence TTGAATCTAGAGGTTTTCGTTAAAAACAGCCCTTTCAAGAACCCGCTGGTTCTTGCCTCCGGCACTTTCGGCTACGGTCTGACCTTTTCAAACGTTATCGAAAAAGCCGGCGCATTCGTAACAAAAGGAATAAGCGTCAAGCCGAAGAAGGGTAATCCTCCTCCAAGAATCTGGGATTCAGTCGAAACGGTCATAAACTCCGTCGGGTTGGAGAATGTGGGACTGGAGGAGTTCAAGACCCGGATACTTCCATCAATTCGTTTCTCCACGCCCCTTTACGTCAATCTGGCAGGCGTTGACGAAGATGAATTCGGGATTCTGATAGAGACGCTTGAAGACTCGCCGGGAATATCCGGATACGAACTCAATCTTTCGTGCCCTAACGTCAAAGAGGGTGGCGCCGCACTCGGACAGTCTGTAAATAAAGTAGCTAAGGTTACAACCTTGTGCCGTTCACTGACATCCAGGCCGATATGGGTAAAACTTACCACTAATTTCTGCGACGTGCGTGAAACTTCAAAGGCTGCTGCCGATTCAGGTGCGGACGCGGTCGTTCTCATAAACACCCTCAATGCCCTGGTAGTGGACGCAAAAAGAAGGAGACCGTTCCTTGGCTCAGGCTCGGGAGGGCTTTCAGGCCCTGCCATTAAACCCTATGTACTCTACCTTGTTCGGGAGGTTTCAAAACGCATCCGCATACCGATAGTCGCTTCCGGAGGGGCGGTATGCGGTCAGGACGTCAGAGATTTCATGCTCTCGGGCGCCAGTCTCGTGGAGTTGGGGAGCATCAATCTGGTAAACCCCGAGTCGCTGATTAGGATTCTTAAGGAGTTTGAAGAATGCATTAATTCCGAGGGTATTGCTTCACCCTCAGAATTAATTGGCAGATTGGAGGAAAGATGA
- the pyrF gene encoding orotidine-5'-phosphate decarboxylase, producing MTELIVAANVASIEELKVFVNKTSSHLDFYKIDSGLFTKTGPDAVKLIKDSGKKIFLDLKFHDIPSTVARAAANCIFLGVDMFNVHAMGGFEMMEAAVKETWSMHSGIPIILGVTVLTSIDEAAFRDLFGSPSNNLNQHVLLLAQLAKSAGLSGVVASPNEIKPIKERCGKDFVVVTPGIRLPGEDKKDQMRTDTPKGASLSGADFIVVGRPIVEARDPVAVIEEYRKELSQ from the coding sequence ATGACAGAATTGATAGTTGCAGCGAATGTTGCATCTATTGAAGAATTAAAGGTTTTCGTAAACAAAACCTCAAGCCATCTTGATTTCTACAAGATAGATTCCGGTCTTTTCACAAAAACCGGTCCTGATGCCGTAAAGCTCATAAAAGATTCAGGAAAGAAGATATTCCTTGACCTCAAATTCCACGATATACCGTCCACCGTTGCCAGAGCCGCAGCAAACTGCATCTTCCTCGGAGTCGACATGTTCAACGTACATGCTATGGGAGGTTTCGAGATGATGGAAGCCGCAGTCAAGGAGACCTGGAGCATGCACAGCGGCATCCCGATAATTCTCGGGGTTACTGTACTTACTTCAATAGACGAGGCGGCGTTCCGCGATCTGTTCGGTTCGCCTTCTAACAATCTCAACCAGCACGTCCTGCTTCTTGCACAACTTGCAAAGAGCGCGGGTCTTTCAGGAGTTGTCGCCTCACCGAACGAAATAAAGCCCATAAAAGAGAGGTGCGGAAAAGACTTCGTAGTTGTAACCCCGGGTATCAGACTTCCGGGCGAGGACAAGAAGGATCAGATGCGTACGGATACGCCTAAAGGGGCCTCTCTCTCCGGTGCGGATTTCATAGTAGTCGGCAGGCCTATTGTCGAGGCTAGGGATCCGGTAGCAGTCATTGAAGAATACAGAAAGGAGCTTTCCCAATGA